The sequence ATCGCCGGTATAGCAGATGGTGCCTTCGCAGACCTTGCCGCTTTCGACCACCGCGTCCATCGCAACGCGCATGTTCTCGACCCAGTTCAGCGAGTCGAAGACGCGGAACACGTCGACCCCGGTCTCCGCCGCCTGGCGCACGAACTCCTGCACCACATTGTCCGGATAGTTGGTGTAGCCGACGCCGTTGGAAGCGCGCAGCAGCATCTGGGTCATCACGTTCGGCATCGCCTCGCGCAGGTCGCGCAGGCGCTGCCAGGGGCATTCCTGCAGGAAGCGGTAGGCCACGTCAAAGGTCGCACCGCCCCAGCATTCGACCGAGAACAGCTGGCTCAGGTTCTGCGCATAGGCCGGCGCCACCTTGATCATGTCGATCGAGCGCATCCGGGTCGCCAGCAGCGACTGGTGGCCGTCGCGCATGGTGGTGTCGGTCAGCAGCAGTTGCGGCTGCGCCTTCAACCAGTCGGCAACTGCCTGCGCGCCTTTTTCCTCCAGCAGATTGCGGGTGCCGTGCGGCAGCTCGCCCGGTTCAACCCGGGGCGCGCGCGGCTCCTTCAGGTCGGCGGCGGGCGCCGGACGGCCTTCGGTCTCCGGGTGGCCGTTCACGGTGATGTCCGCGATATAGGTCAGCACCTTGGTGCCGCGGTCGCGGCGCTTCTTGAACTGGAACAGCTCCGGTGTCTCGTCGATGAATTTAGTGGTGTATTCGTTCGACAGGAAGGTCGGGTGCTTCAGCAGGTTTTCGACAAACGCGATGTTGGTCGACACGCCGCGCACCCGGAATTCGCGCAGGGCGCGGTCCATGCGGGCAATCGCCTTCTCGGGCGTCGGCGCCCAGGCGGTCACCTTGGTCAGCAGCGAGTCGTAATAGCGGGTGATCACGCCGCCCGCATACGCGGTGCCGCCGTCCAGGCGGATGCCCATACCGGTGGCCGAACGGTAGGCGGTGATGCGGCCATAGTCCGGGATGAAGTTGTTCAGCGGATCTTCGGTGGTCACACGGGTCTGCAGCGCGTGGCCGTTCAGGCGGATATCGTCCTGCGATGCCTTGCCGGTCGCTTCGGCAATGGATTTGCCCTCAGCGATCAGGATCTGCGCCTGCACGATGTCGATGCCTGTGACCTCTTCGGTCACGGTATGCTCCACCTGCACCCGCGGGTTCACTTCGATGAAGTAGAAGTTGCCGGACTCCATATCCATCAGGAATTCGACGGTGCCCGCGCATTCATAGTTCACATGCTGGCAGATCTTGCGGCCCAGGTCGCACAGCTCGGCGCGCTGTTCTTCGCTCAGGTACGGGGCCGGGGCGCGCTCGACCACTTTCTGGTTGCGGCGCTGGACCGAGCAGTCCCGCTCGTAAAGGTGATAGATGTTGCCGTCCTTGTCGCCCAGGATCTGCACCTCGACGTGGCGGGCGCGGGTGATCATCTTCTCCAGATACCCCTCGCCGTTGCCGAACGCGGCTTCCGCCTCGCGGCGGCCTTCCAGCACCTTCTCTTCCAGCTCCTTTTCGGCGTGGATCGGACGCATGCCGCGGCCGCCGCCGCCCCAGGAGGCTTTCAGCATCAAGGGATAGCCGATCTCAGCCGCTTCCTTGCGGATCGCGTCCATGTCGTCGCCCAGCACCTCGGTCGCCGGAATCACCGGCACGCCGGCCTGTATCGCCACCTTGCGGGCCGAGGCCTTGTCGCCCAGAGCGCGCATGGTTTCTGCCTTGGGGCCGATGAAGGTGATGCCGTTGCGGGCGCAGGCGTCCACGAATTCCGGGTTCTCGGACAGCAGGCCGTAACCAGGGTGGATCGCATCGGCGCCGCATTCCTTGGCGACGCGGATGATTTCGTCGATCGACAGATAGGCCGCAACCGGCCCCATGCCTTCGCCGATCCGGTAGGCTTCGTCCGCCTTGAACCGGTGCAGGCCGAGCTTGTCCTCCTCGGCATAGACGGCGACGGTGCGTTTGCCCATCTCGTTGGCGGCGCGCATCACGCGGATCGCGATCTCGCCACGGTTGGCAATCAGGATCTTTTTGAAGTCGGTCATTTCACCCTCGGGGTCCGTGCAAGTTGGTGCAGTGTTAGGCGGATATTAGCGATCCGCACAACCGTAGTTCTGGGTATTTCCGGCATGATTGCGCTCTCAAGCGGCCTGTTTTTGGATTTTTGTTACATCCCGGATGGCGGTTTTTTGCGCTTTGTAACGGGCTTTGCGCCGGCAGGGGTCCGGCGGCATGCTGCAATGCGGCAGCCGGAGCGGAGCGCTTTCGGCCAGCGCGCTCAACTTCGGGTCAGGAAAGCGCCGCGCGGCGCAACCAAAGAGCCCGGTCCTGACCTTCCGGCACAGGCGCAGCCCGGTGCCTTCCGGTTAGACTGAAAACAGACTTGGGTTCAATTGCTTGCCCTCAGAAAACCAGCCGCGCTCCGGCGCCGGCTGCTGCCAAGGAGAGTAATCATGCACCGTATCATATACGTCAGCCAGGCCGTGCGCGGCATGTCCAGCAAGGAGCTGGCCGTGATCGTGGAGAAAGCGCAGAAATCCAACGCCGCCGCTGATGTGACCGGCATGCTGGTCGGCCACATGGGGTGGTTCCTGCAGGTGATCGAAGGCCCGGCGGAGGCATTGGCTGCGCTGTTTCACCGCATCAGCTCAGACCCGCGGCACGGCAATATCCGGGTGCTGGTCAGCGAAGCGGCGCCCGCCCGGGCGTTTCCGGAATGGCGGATGGCCTTCTCGGAGCCGCATGTGCTGCCCAAGCCGGTGCAAAAGCACGTGTTTGCGCTGCAGAACCTGATCCCGATCAACAGTCCCGACCGCGGCAGCGAAACCGCCGTGCGGCAGGTTGTGCGCGACTTCCTGGCCGCGTTTGAGCGGTTGGAGAAAACCGCCTGACCTGCGCCGCGCAACGGTTCATCCTGCCGCAGGCGGCCACCGCTCCAGGGATTTCAAAGCCGCCAGGTCCGGCGCGCCCAGCTGGCTCATGTTGGCCTGCATGTCCTTGGCCAGAATATCGGTCAGATGCGCCGGGCCGTTTTCGCCAAGTGCTGCCAGCGCATAGTGATAGGCGCGGCCCAGCATGACGAAATCCGCGCCCAGGGCCAGCGCCCGGATAATGTCCAGCCCGCCTTCGATGCCGCTGTCGAAAATAAGCGGTATCCGCACCGCCTCCCGGATCTCCGGCAGCACGTCTATCGCCGCGGGGCAGCCATCAAACTGGCGGCCGCCGTGATTTGAGATCCAGACCGCATCGGCGCCGGCCTCTTCCAGCCGCTTGGCATCGCGCGCGCGCATCACCCCCTTGACGATGAAAGGGCCGTCCCAATTGCGCCGCAGCCATTGCACATAGTCCCAATCAGGCGAGGTGCGCAGCAAATAGCCGACGTGGGCGGTCGGCGGCAGGTTTGCCTGCGCGCCGGAGATATATTTGTCCAGCGTCCGCATATGCGGCATCCCGTGCCGCGCCATTCCCAGCGCCCAGGCGGGCCGCACCGCAATCTGCGCCAGCAGCCGCGGGGTCAGCCGGGGCGGCTGGGTCAAGCCGGAGCGGGTCTGCCGTTCCCGGCGCGAGGCGGCGGGCACATCCACCGTCAGAACCAGTGTTCTGAAACCCGCATCCCGGGCCCGCGCCAGCAGGTCGGCGCGGATGCCCTCGTCCTTGGGCGGGTACAGCTGGAACCAGCCGTCCTGCCCCAGATGCGGGGCCAGATCCTCCGGCGACCGGCTGGCCACGGTGGACAGGCAAAACGGAATGCCCGCCGCGGCGGCGCTGCGCGCAAGTGCGGCCTCGGCATCCGGCCAGATCAGCCCGGACATACCCACCGGGGCGATGCCGAAGGGCAGGGCCTGGGAGGTGCCCAGGAAACTGGTGCTCAGCTCCGGCTCCATCGGGCCGTGCAGAACGGACGGCAGAAAGCGGATCCGGTCCAGCGCCGTGCGGTTGCGGGCGCGGGCCTGCTCGGCGCCGGTGCCGCTGTCCAGGTAATCCCACACAAACCGCGGCAGCCGGTTTTTGGCGCGGTGTTTCAAATCGTCGAGGCCGGGGTAACGCTGATGCAGATCCATCCTCGCATTTGGAAGCCGTGATGCAGAAAAGTCCAGCCCCGCAAAGCAGTTGCCGCAGCCGCCCGCATTCAGCCGCTGTCAGCCCGCCTTGTTCGCTCCGGCGGCGGGCGGGCACGCGGAGGCCGCCTGTTCTGCCGCGCGCCATGCGGCATCCTGTTCGGCCTCGGTGCCGGCCGCGGCCGCGCAGACCTGGTTCCGCCCCTTCGCCTTGGCGGCATAAAGCGCCTCATCCGCGGCCCGCAGCAGGTCCTGCGGCAACAGCCCGTGGGCCGGGTAATGCGCAACACCGGCGGAAATGGTGATCTGCGGCAGGGTCTTCTCGCCATAGCGCACGCTGATCTCCTCCACCGCCTGGCGCAGCAGTTCGGCCCGGGCCAGCGCCTCTTCGGGGGTGGCGCCAGGCAGGATCAGGGTGAACTCCTCGCCGCCGGGGCGGCAGGCGGCCTCGCTGCCGTCGCAGGCCTTTTCCAGCACCGTGCTGACCGCCCGCAGCACCATGTCGCCCGCGTCATGGCCGTGGTTGTCGTTGAATTTCTTGAAATGGTCGACATCCACCGCAATCACACTCAGGCGCGTGCAGTTCAACTCGCCGCTGTTCAGGTGCTTGCGCAGGCTGTCGGTCATGTGGCGGCGGTTGAACAGCCCGGTCAGCGGGTCGCGCACCGACTGGTCGTGCAGCTGGTCGCGCATCCGCACATTGGCGATGGCCATGCTGATCTGCTCGGCGCACATCTGCGCCAGCGGCTTGCAGGTGGCAAAATCGCCGGCCCGCGGCGGCATTGCCCGCAGGTGCATCAGGCCGACGGTCTCGCCGTGGGCAAGGATCGGAAAGCAGAAATACGGCCGCCCGTCATGCGGTGCCGCATGGGCGCAGGTGAACTCCACCTCGGAGGCGCCGTATTCATAGGTGCGGCCGCGGCGCAGCCCCCAGCATTCATCGGGCCGGATATGGTCCTTGAGCCCGCCGCCGTTCCAGCTGGCGCAGCCGGCCAGCACATCGCGCGAGTTGGAAAACACATAGATGCTGCCCTCGGCATCCGGCAGCAGATGGCTCATGAACTCAGACACCATCTTGAACAGCTCATCCAGCGAACGGCAGGACTGCAGCCATTCGTTCAGCTCCCCCAGCAGCTTGACCTCACGCGCCAGCTGCATCTGGCTGGCCATGATTTCCTGATCCTTGGCGGCACGCTGCTGCATCTGGCGCAGGCTCAGCCGGTTGGTCCTGATGACAACCACGGACACGATGCCGATCGCGGCCACCATCACGGCAGACACCAGCGCCAGCGAAATGCGCACCCGGCTGAGGAAGGTGTCGCGCACCGCGGTGATGTCCGAATAGAACTCGATCGCCCCGGCAAACTGCCCGCCCTTCAGCACCGGCGTATAGATCTCCGCCACTTCGCGGCTGACCGCCATGGCGCCGGTGTCCCGGGTTTCGAAACCATCGACCTGGGACACTGGCTTGGTGCCGCGGGCGTAATAGACAGCGCCCTTGGCCACCTTCTGCTGGAAATAGGGTTTGCGGTTCACCGTGCCGATGTCCGCGGGGCGGGTGGACCACATAACGCGCCCGTCCGCCTGGAACAGTTTGATCCGGTAGGCATCGGTGGTTGCCGGCAGCAGCGACAGGTATTCGATGTCATGCTGGTCCAGCTGCCCGGTAAAGAAGCTGCCGGCGCCGTCCTCCAGATGCAAAAGGATCCGGCGCCGCCAGTCCGTTGCCTGTTTGCGCAGGTCAGCCTCCAGCATCCGGTCGACCGCAGGGGCGGGGACGGCATAGACCGCCCAGGCCGACAGCGCGGCTGCCGCCAGCAGCACCAGCAGCAGCGAATAAGTCTTGAGGAGGGGCAGCAGCTGCCCGGACGGCTGAATTGGCATCCCGATCACTTTAAACCATTTAAACCATGTATTTCGCCCAAGGGTTGCGCAATGATCTTTCGGTTTCGTGAAGGTGGCGTCCGGGGCGGCGCAGAAGGCGGAAAAAATGGGGCGAAAACGTTTCAAATCCGCGCTTTCCCGGGCGGGCTGCCTGCGGTCCGTAAACGTGTGAACAGAGTGTGAACGTCCTCTTTCCGCCGGGCTTGAATCAGGTTAGGATCGCGGCCATGAGCAGTTTCGACGAAATGGACGCCTTCGAGGGCGCATCGCTGTCGGCCCGCGCCATGCAGGCGCGGCCGATGCCGTATCTGGACACGCTGAACCCCGCCCAGCGGGAGGCGGTGGAATGCTTGGACGGACCGGTCCTGATGCTGGCCGGCGCCGGCACCGGCAAGACCAAGGCGCTGACCACCCGCATCGTGCACCTCCTCAGCACCGGCCGTGCGCGCCCAAATGAGATCCTGTCGGTAACCTTTACCAACAAGGCCGCGCGCGAAATGAAGGAACGGGTGGCGGGCATGCTGGGCCAGGCGGTCGAGGGGATGCCCTGGCTTGGCACCTTTCACTCAATCTGCGTCAAGCTGCTGCGCCGCCATGCCGAACTGGCGGGGCTCAAGTCAAACTTCACCATTCTCGACACCGACGACCAGATCCGCCTGCTGAAGCAGCTGATCCAGGCTGCGGGCATCGACGACAAGCGCTGGCCAGCGCGGATGCTGGCCGGTATCATCGACGACTGGAAGAACCGGGCCCTGACGCCGGACAAGGTGCCCGCAGGCGACGCCAGCGCCTATAACAACCGCGGCACCGAATTCTATGCCCAGTACCAGACCCGCCTGCGCGAGCTGAACGCGGTGGATTTCGGCGACCTGCTCTTGCACATGGTCACGATTTTCCAGATCCACCCCGACGTGCTGGAACAGTACCAGCGCTGGTTCCGCTACATCATGGTGGACGAATACCAGGATACCAACGTCGCCCAATACCTGTGGCTGCGGCTGCTGGCGGGCAAGCACAAGAACGTCTGCTGCGTCGGCGACGACGACCAGTCGATCTATGGCTGGCGCGGCGCCGAGGTGGGCAACATCCTGCGGTTCGAAAAGGATTTTCCCGGCGCCATGGTGGTCCGGCTGGAGCAGAACTACCGCTCCACCGGCCATATCCTCGCCGCCGCCGCGGGCGTGATCCGCGGCAACCAGGGCCGCCTCGGCAAGGAGCTGTGGACCGATGCCGGCGACGGCGAAAAGGTGCGCCTGATCGGCCATTGGGACGGCGAGGAAGAGGCGCGCTGGATCGGCGAAGAAATAGAATCGATGCAGCGCGGCACCCGCGGCCAGGCACCGTTGGGGCTGGACCAGATGGCCATCCTGGTGCGCGCCTCCCACCAGATGCGCGCGTTTGAGGACCGCTTCCTGACCATCGGCCTGCCGTACCGGGTGATCGGCGGCCCGCGCTTCTATGAGCGGTTGGAGATCCGCGACGCGATGGCCTATTTCCGCGTTGTTGTGTCCCCCGACGACGACCTCGCGTTCGAGCGCATCGTCAACACCCCCAAGCGCGGCCTGGGCGACAAGGCGCAGCAGACGATTCAGACCATTGCGCGCGAGAATGGCGTGCCGCTGGTCGAAGGCGCCCGGCTGGCGGTCGAGAGCGGCCAGATCAAGGGCAAGGGCGGCGGCGCCCTGCGCCAGCTGGTCGAGGGCATCGCCCGCTGGGGCCGCTTGGCTGGCGACCCCGACACGACCCATATGGAACTGGCGGAGATCATCCTGGATGAGTCGGGCTACACAACCATGTGGCAGAACGACAAGAACCCGGATTCGCCGGGCCGCCTGGAAAACCTCAAGGAACTGGTGAAGGCGCTGGAGTCTTTCGAGAACCTGCAGGGTTTCCTGGAGCACGTCAGCCTGGTGATGGACAACGACAAGCAGGACGCGGACGAGAAGGTCTCGATCATGACCCTGCACGCCGCCAAGGGCCTGGAGTTTCCTGCCGTGTTCCTGCCGGGCTGGGAGGACGGCCTGTTCCCGTCCCAGCGCTCAATGGACGAAAGCGGCCTGAAAGGGTTGGAGGAGGAACGCCGCCTTGCCTATGTCGGCATCACCCGCGCCGAGCAGATCTGCACCATTTCCTTTGCCGGCAACCGCCGGGTGTTCGGCCAGTGGCAATCGCAGCTGCCCTCGCGGTTCATTGATGAGCTGCCGGAGGAGCATGTCGAAGTGCTGACCCCGCCGGGCCTCTACGGCGGCGGCTACGGCGCGGCAGCGCCCGGCGGCGGCATGGGGGCAGAGCAGGTGCGCTCAACGATCGACGAAAAGGTGGCGCAGGCCGACGGCTACAACTCCCCTGGCTGGAAACGGATGCAGGCCCGGGCGGGCCAGCGCGGCCTGTCGCAGCCCAAGGAAAGCAAGCACCAGGTGATCGACCTCACCGCCACCTCCAGCTTCACCCTGGGCGAACGGGTTTTCCACCAGAAATTCGGCTATGGCGCCATCACCGGCATCGAGGGCGACAAGCTGGAAGTGGAGTTCGAAAAGGCGGGCACCAAGAAAGTGGTCGCCCGTTTTGTCTCCGCCACGGACGACGTTCCGTTCTGACCAGAAGTTTTGCGCCGGCTGGGCCGGCGGATCGGATCGCGCAGCGATCCGATCCGGGCGCGGGGGCGGCGGGCAGCTGTGCTGCCCGCCGCCCCCGCGCCACCCCCATCCTCTGAGAGCAGCGCGGCAGCAGCAGGCTTGTGCCTGGCTGCAGCCGCTTGCCTGCAGCACGCTTCCGGCATGCCGCAAGGGTGCGGGGGCTTTGATGTGATGTCCTGAAAAACAAGAAACGGCGGCGCCCAGGGAGGAGGAGGGGCACCGCCGTTCTGTCAAACACCGGGGAAAAGGGAGGAGGAGACCCCGGTGATTCAAGCCCGGCTTCAAGACCGGTATAGGGTGCGGCGGCATCAGGGAGGAGGAGGATGCCGCCGCGTAGGACAGGCTCTTCAAAGGGAGGAGGAGGAAGAGCCTGATCTCTATCAGTTGTTCTCGTAAGCAGCCTGGTAGGCGACGCGCTTGATTTCGCAGCGGCTCAGCCCCAGGTCCGCCAGCTCGCGGCCCGACAGCGCCGACAGCTCATTGACGGTCTGGCGGTACAGGCGGTAGCGGGTGAACTTCACCAGCAGCGCGTTCAGGAACCCGGCCGGGGATGCTACGCTCACCGCGGAGATTTGATGTGCAGCAGCCATGGTCGTGTTCCTTCATCCAGCCGTTTCGTCATCTGCGTCTTGCGCCTCAGCGGCGCCGCTTGAGCCATAATTTAGGGATCTCCCCGGGAGTCGCAATCCCGTGCTTCGTCATTGCTGCTATGCAGCATCTGCATGGGTGACGTATGGGTATGTAACTGGAATATGACAATAATTTCGGCAGCGCGTTGCGCATCTGTATAATTTTGCGGCACCGCGCGGCGGTTTCTGCATGGCTTCGGGCGGCGCCTGTTGACAGGCCGCGCATCCGGTCTCCGCGGCCCATGTGCGGCAATCGGGCCTGGCGGGTTTCAAGCTCTGCCGCCGCCGCATATATATGTGCCGGATAACACGCAGGAGAGCAGACATGCCGGTCACCCAGGATCAGATTCACGCAGCGCTGGAGCGGCTGGCCCTGCCGGACGGCGGCACGCTGGTGTCGCGCGACATGCTGCGGGCGCTGCGGATCGACGGCAGCAAGGTCAGCTTTGTGATCGAGGCCCCCAGCCTTGAGATCGCCAAGCTGATGGAGCCCCTGCGCAAGGCGGCCGAGGCGGCGGTGCTGTCCATCGAGGGCGTCGAAACCGTCTCCGCCGCGCTGACCGCCCACGCGCCGCAGCAGCCTGCGCCCAGCCTCAAGGTCGGCGGCCACCCGAAACCGCAGGCGGAGCCGCTGAAACCCGCAGGCGTCAAGCGCATCCTGGCGATTGCCTCCGGCAAGGGCGGGGTGGGCAAATCGACCGTATCGTCGAATCTCGCCGTGGCTCTGGCGAAACAGGGCCGCAAGGTGGGGCTGCTGGATGCCGATATCTATGGCCCCTCCCAGCCGCGGATGATGGGCGCCAAGGGCCGCCCCGCCAGTCCCGACGGCAAGACCATCGAACCGCTGCACGCCCATGGCGTCACCCTGATGTCGATCGGCTTCATGCTGGAGGAAGGCAAGGCGGTGGTCTGGCGCGGCCCGATGCTGATGGGGGCGCTGCAGCAGATGCTGGGGCAAGTGAACTGGGGCGAGCTGGACGTGCTGATCGTCGACCTGCCGCCCGGCACCGGCGACGTGCAGCTGACGCTCTGCACCAAGGCAG is a genomic window of Leisingera caerulea DSM 24564 containing:
- a CDS encoding pyruvate carboxylase, yielding MTDFKKILIANRGEIAIRVMRAANEMGKRTVAVYAEEDKLGLHRFKADEAYRIGEGMGPVAAYLSIDEIIRVAKECGADAIHPGYGLLSENPEFVDACARNGITFIGPKAETMRALGDKASARKVAIQAGVPVIPATEVLGDDMDAIRKEAAEIGYPLMLKASWGGGGRGMRPIHAEKELEEKVLEGRREAEAAFGNGEGYLEKMITRARHVEVQILGDKDGNIYHLYERDCSVQRRNQKVVERAPAPYLSEEQRAELCDLGRKICQHVNYECAGTVEFLMDMESGNFYFIEVNPRVQVEHTVTEEVTGIDIVQAQILIAEGKSIAEATGKASQDDIRLNGHALQTRVTTEDPLNNFIPDYGRITAYRSATGMGIRLDGGTAYAGGVITRYYDSLLTKVTAWAPTPEKAIARMDRALREFRVRGVSTNIAFVENLLKHPTFLSNEYTTKFIDETPELFQFKKRRDRGTKVLTYIADITVNGHPETEGRPAPAADLKEPRAPRVEPGELPHGTRNLLEEKGAQAVADWLKAQPQLLLTDTTMRDGHQSLLATRMRSIDMIKVAPAYAQNLSQLFSVECWGGATFDVAYRFLQECPWQRLRDLREAMPNVMTQMLLRASNGVGYTNYPDNVVQEFVRQAAETGVDVFRVFDSLNWVENMRVAMDAVVESGKVCEGTICYTGDILDPNRAKYDLKYYVGMAKELEAAGAHILGLKDMAGLLKPAAARQLVKALKEEVGLPVHFHTHDTSGVAGATILAAADAGVDAVDAAMDAFSGGTSQPCLGSIVEALRNTDRDTGIDIAKVREISGYWEQVRAQYAAFESGLAAPASEVYLHEMPGGQFTNLKAQARSLGLEEKWADVAQTYADVNQMFGDIVKVTPSSKVVGDMALMMVSQGLTRDEVENPETDVAFPDSVVDMMRGNLGQPPGGFPEGIVSKVLKGEAPNTERPGKHLEPVDLEAVRADLSKQLEGFKVDNEDLNGYLMYPKVFLDYMGRHRQYGPVRTLPTRTFFYGMEPGEEITAEIDPGKTLEIRLQAISETDEKGEVKVFFELNGQPRVIRVPNRLVKASTEQRAKAEAGNANHVGAPMPGVVASVAVQPGQQVHEGDMLLTIEAMKMETGIHAERDAVVKAVHVQAGGQIDAKDLLVELE
- a CDS encoding BLUF domain-containing protein — protein: MHRIIYVSQAVRGMSSKELAVIVEKAQKSNAAADVTGMLVGHMGWFLQVIEGPAEALAALFHRISSDPRHGNIRVLVSEAAPARAFPEWRMAFSEPHVLPKPVQKHVFALQNLIPINSPDRGSETAVRQVVRDFLAAFERLEKTA
- a CDS encoding alpha-hydroxy acid oxidase, translated to MDLHQRYPGLDDLKHRAKNRLPRFVWDYLDSGTGAEQARARNRTALDRIRFLPSVLHGPMEPELSTSFLGTSQALPFGIAPVGMSGLIWPDAEAALARSAAAAGIPFCLSTVASRSPEDLAPHLGQDGWFQLYPPKDEGIRADLLARARDAGFRTLVLTVDVPAASRRERQTRSGLTQPPRLTPRLLAQIAVRPAWALGMARHGMPHMRTLDKYISGAQANLPPTAHVGYLLRTSPDWDYVQWLRRNWDGPFIVKGVMRARDAKRLEEAGADAVWISNHGGRQFDGCPAAIDVLPEIREAVRIPLIFDSGIEGGLDIIRALALGADFVMLGRAYHYALAALGENGPAHLTDILAKDMQANMSQLGAPDLAALKSLERWPPAAG
- a CDS encoding sensor domain-containing diguanylate cyclase; its protein translation is MPIQPSGQLLPLLKTYSLLLVLLAAAALSAWAVYAVPAPAVDRMLEADLRKQATDWRRRILLHLEDGAGSFFTGQLDQHDIEYLSLLPATTDAYRIKLFQADGRVMWSTRPADIGTVNRKPYFQQKVAKGAVYYARGTKPVSQVDGFETRDTGAMAVSREVAEIYTPVLKGGQFAGAIEFYSDITAVRDTFLSRVRISLALVSAVMVAAIGIVSVVVIRTNRLSLRQMQQRAAKDQEIMASQMQLAREVKLLGELNEWLQSCRSLDELFKMVSEFMSHLLPDAEGSIYVFSNSRDVLAGCASWNGGGLKDHIRPDECWGLRRGRTYEYGASEVEFTCAHAAPHDGRPYFCFPILAHGETVGLMHLRAMPPRAGDFATCKPLAQMCAEQISMAIANVRMRDQLHDQSVRDPLTGLFNRRHMTDSLRKHLNSGELNCTRLSVIAVDVDHFKKFNDNHGHDAGDMVLRAVSTVLEKACDGSEAACRPGGEEFTLILPGATPEEALARAELLRQAVEEISVRYGEKTLPQITISAGVAHYPAHGLLPQDLLRAADEALYAAKAKGRNQVCAAAAGTEAEQDAAWRAAEQAASACPPAAGANKAG
- a CDS encoding ATP-dependent helicase, which translates into the protein MSSFDEMDAFEGASLSARAMQARPMPYLDTLNPAQREAVECLDGPVLMLAGAGTGKTKALTTRIVHLLSTGRARPNEILSVTFTNKAAREMKERVAGMLGQAVEGMPWLGTFHSICVKLLRRHAELAGLKSNFTILDTDDQIRLLKQLIQAAGIDDKRWPARMLAGIIDDWKNRALTPDKVPAGDASAYNNRGTEFYAQYQTRLRELNAVDFGDLLLHMVTIFQIHPDVLEQYQRWFRYIMVDEYQDTNVAQYLWLRLLAGKHKNVCCVGDDDQSIYGWRGAEVGNILRFEKDFPGAMVVRLEQNYRSTGHILAAAAGVIRGNQGRLGKELWTDAGDGEKVRLIGHWDGEEEARWIGEEIESMQRGTRGQAPLGLDQMAILVRASHQMRAFEDRFLTIGLPYRVIGGPRFYERLEIRDAMAYFRVVVSPDDDLAFERIVNTPKRGLGDKAQQTIQTIARENGVPLVEGARLAVESGQIKGKGGGALRQLVEGIARWGRLAGDPDTTHMELAEIILDESGYTTMWQNDKNPDSPGRLENLKELVKALESFENLQGFLEHVSLVMDNDKQDADEKVSIMTLHAAKGLEFPAVFLPGWEDGLFPSQRSMDESGLKGLEEERRLAYVGITRAEQICTISFAGNRRVFGQWQSQLPSRFIDELPEEHVEVLTPPGLYGGGYGAAAPGGGMGAEQVRSTIDEKVAQADGYNSPGWKRMQARAGQRGLSQPKESKHQVIDLTATSSFTLGERVFHQKFGYGAITGIEGDKLEVEFEKAGTKKVVARFVSATDDVPF
- a CDS encoding DUF1127 domain-containing protein, with the translated sequence MAAAHQISAVSVASPAGFLNALLVKFTRYRLYRQTVNELSALSGRELADLGLSRCEIKRVAYQAAYENN
- a CDS encoding Mrp/NBP35 family ATP-binding protein codes for the protein MPVTQDQIHAALERLALPDGGTLVSRDMLRALRIDGSKVSFVIEAPSLEIAKLMEPLRKAAEAAVLSIEGVETVSAALTAHAPQQPAPSLKVGGHPKPQAEPLKPAGVKRILAIASGKGGVGKSTVSSNLAVALAKQGRKVGLLDADIYGPSQPRMMGAKGRPASPDGKTIEPLHAHGVTLMSIGFMLEEGKAVVWRGPMLMGALQQMLGQVNWGELDVLIVDLPPGTGDVQLTLCTKAELSGAIVVSTPQDVALLDARKAMDMFKTLKTPVLGLIENMSFFTCPDCGGEHHIFGHGGVAAEAEALGLPLLGALPIDLDTRLAGDSGTPVAAGEGAMAQAYARIAEGLIGGGMA